CGAGTCgactaacacagacacatgAAACATGGCAAACAAAAGCTcgcaaacaacaacacagaTCATGATAGCCTGAGCTCTCTGGATCGGGCCCTTGCCACCCGGCGGGACATGTTTGGGCGAACGCTTCTGCATAATGCGTGCATTTGTGGAGATGCCCAGGCTGTTGAGCAACTTTTGGCCAATCCCCACGTGGATGTAACGGCGGTGGAGTATGAGTCAGGTTCCAGCGCCCTTCATCTGGCTCTAGCTGCGGGCTCTTTGCACTGCGCTCAGCTGCTCATCAAGCATTCGCGAGAACTGCTACGACTCAAGGACCGTGACGGCTGTCCTGCTTTCGAAACCGCTCTTTACTACCACAAGTGGCACACAACCGACCCAGGACTGCCTTCCGAGTACTTCAGCTTCGGATCCAACACAAACCACACGTTGGGATTTCCGGACTCAGACGACAGACAGACCCCCGAAACCGTCAAGGTACTAAGACCAGCCACCACAGACATCAGATCAAGCCTGGCACCTGTCCGGGTGGTGGATTGCGCCATTGGAGGCTACCACACTGCAATTCTCACCTCAGATGAGACAGCAAACTTGTACGTTTGCGGCGTGAGCTCTCGAGGTCGTCTGGGCTTGGGCCCCCATGTTTCCACCCAGTTCACACCAACATTGGTGGCGTCGTTGGCGTCGGAGAAAATCGTGTCTGTAGGAGTGGGAAAGGATCACACTGCTTGTGTCACTGCCAAGGGTGTGGTTTACACCTGGGGATGCAACAGGGACTCGCAGTTAGGCTACCCAACAGGAGGAGCCACAGGAGAGGAGCAACTTCAGATATCACCTAGAAGAGTGGGCGGACCGACTCTCAAGAAAGCCCACATCACCCACGTTACATGTTCCAACGTCCACACTGTTTGCTGGCGTGAAAACACCTCAGACATGTACGTGTGGGGTGCTAACAATGGCCAGATGGGAGGAATGGCACCAGGGCAAGATTGTGCAATCCCCACCATGGTGGCTCTTGTGCCTGGAAAGATTTCGGCTGTCTGTGCCTCTGATTACTACACGGCCTGTATTATCGACGAGTCATACATTCAGGTGTACATGAACGGTGGTCATTTCAGAGTCTTTTTGCCTGCGCCAGGTGGCACAGCAAGAGAAGAAAGTCAGTCTGGGTTTGATGTTTTCAAGCCACGGCTGCTGGTGAACAGACCCCAACAGCTGTACGCTTCGGCTGGAGGACCCACTATTTGCGTTTCTTCTCTTGGACACGTCTACGAGCTTCCGTTGCAGAGGTTTCTCAATGTCAAGCCTGCCCTCGTGGCTCGACAGATGCCCGTTACAGCTCTATGGGTGCCTCGAAGGGACTACATGGTGGCTACCCACGCTGCTGTTGGTGACGATGGCTCAGTGATAATCTGCACTTCATCTGGTTCTGCTTGGAAGCGTGAACGAAAGGAAAACAGATTGGGTGGTGGCACCTTGAAGGAGTACAAGTTTTCGCGTATTCCAAAGGTGACCAATGCTTACAGGGTTGCATGCGATCCCCTCTTCAGATCATTTGCTGCTTTGCGGTATGCGACTCAGGTGGATGCCATCGACGTGGATATGGAGTCTTTGGAGTTCGATGTTGCTGAGCGACATGCCATCAACCGCAAGATAGCATATTTCACCCTCGATGGCGACAAGGAGAGCAGtgaggagtttgaggacTCGCCCAACCTTGGCGCGCTGAACTGGCTTGTCGAAGCGTTCGAGGGTGTGGTGAGTGGAACTGCACAGCGGACCGGACttgaagaggaggctgagatGATGGGTCTGAACCGCTTCGAAGAGACTGTCATGTACAAGGCCGTCGAGATGAATAAGAGTGACCCGCACCGTGGTTATGACTGTGAGCTGGTTTGTGAGAACTCCACTGTCAAGCTACCTTGCCATAGCTACATGCTACGATCAAGCAATCTGAAGGCGGCCGTTGCGAAGAACAGTCCTCTCAAGTGTTCGCTCCTTACTCTCGTTATTTTACACCACTACCTTTACAATGACAACGTGTTGAGTGTCTGGACACTAAGCGGAGGTTGTTCGATTCCGCGAGAGTACGTTGAAGCCAAGGCCGAATTGCTGGCACTTGCCAAGGAGTTTGAACTCTCGTCTCTAGTCTGCAAGCTTTCCTTTGGAGAGACCGCGGACCAGCTTCCTGTGGACATGGCGAAACTGTTTTCCAGCGATACGGGTGATGTTGCCATTGAAGTTGATGGTGGACAGATTCTACATGCTCATCGGTTCATCCTCACTCAACAGAGTGAGTTCTTCCAGTCTTGTTTGTCGGAGCGATGGAGCGACGATACCAAGGTTGTGGTTGACTTATGCCATCTTCCGGCCGCGTCTGTACGGCTTTGTCTGAGGTTCATGTATACTCACAATTTGGATTCCCTGTTTGACCAAGTCAGTTCTAAAGTGTCAAGCAAGGATTTTATTGCCACGGTGTCTCAGCTCCTGAGTACTGCCGACGAGCTTCTTCTGACACCATTGAAGGAGTTTTGTGAGCTGATTCTGAGCGAGCTTGTGACAGTCAAGAACGCAGCTTCTCTGCTTTTCCTCGCCTCTGCTTACAACTGTGACAAGCTGATGACCTTCATGTTTAGCTACATTTGTGTTAACATGGAGTGTCTTCTTGAAGGAGGCTTCTTGGGTGCAATCCTAGCTGATGGAGAGCTTTTTGGTGCTATTGACCACCACTACCGCGTGATGACAGGCAGAGAGATTGTGCTCAAAGAGGTTCCTGAGTCATCTGCTGTTGTGGGTGTCACTCAGCTCGGAGAGGGCATTTCTGAAGATGCTgctgagcaggaggaggtggaagaggaagtGAAGCCAAAGACATTGGCACTCgcttctcgtccatctGGCTGGGTGGAGTCTTTTCTCAGCGATTTTGATGGACATAATGAACTTCTTTGTCGTGTCGCCCCAGGGTCTGTTCAGGCTCcagatgctgctgctgccctCACCCCTCATCGACAGTCTTTTGCTGCTCTCCATCGCAACTCCAAGAGCGAAGAGACTCGTCCCAGTATTTCACCAATGTCTTCTCCTGACTTGCGTGGTCATAATCAGACAGATGACGTGTTTGAATTCGAGCTGGATGAATGCCCCGCCGAACAACGGAAACGTCACGATAGTCGACACGACGATAGAAGATGCAGTCATAGTGAGTGGAGAGAAGCCAAGACGGGCAGCAGCGTTCGAACTGCTCAGTTCAGCTCCTCTCCTTTCGGGAAATCTCCCATGGCTGGATCACCTCTGTCGGTTTCGCCTAACCACGCTTCTGGTGACCGGCGACGATCTTCGTTTGCGACTGCAGCGTCAGGTGTTCCTCTGACACCAGGAGAGATTCGGTTCAATCTCAAACAGCAGATTGAAAAAGACTCTGATGCAGTCTACTGGCCCACTCTAGGTGGTTTGGGTAGCCctggtggagctggatCTGTGGGAGCTGCGGGCGCCACACCCGGAAGTCACCCCCGAGGCAGTCCAGGACCGTCGGCAACGCCCAGTGGCTCTTCAACCCCTTGGGGCAAGGGAGCTGGAGTGTCCAATGCCACACCTGGAAGTGCTGGTTCAGCCTCTACCTGGGGCAATAGCAGCGCCAATGGCGCATCAGCCCCGAGCGCTTCCGCCACGAGTGCTGGCTCCGCACTTTCGGATCTCTTTTCCGTGACACCTCCTTCCAGCAAGCTTTCTCAGAAGGAGCGACGACGTTTGCtgaaacagcagcaagaaGAGACGTTGATGCGTGCTcaagagaaggaaaagcAAGCCGCCGAGGGCCCTTGgaaggtcaagaagaaggcacCTGTTGGTGTCTCTCCTTTTGAGTCCACCTCAAGTCCTGCATCTTCCAAGACGCCTTCCAAGACTCCTTCTAGAGCACCACCCAGAGCTCCATCAAGAGCAGGGCTTCCTGGCCCTAATGTTGGTGTCGGTATTTCCACTGTTGGCAATTCCAGTGCTACTGccacttcttcttttgCATCTGACTTTTATGCCGCCTCGCAGCCTGTTACTGCTCTGTCTCTTGCTGAAATTCGAGAACGACAGGAGCGAAGCACACAGAAGGCCAAGAATGTTAAGACAATTGAGGAAATtcagcaggaggagatgtTCCAAAAGTGGTGGGATGCGGAAGTTGCACGTAACAAGGGGGAGGAGAGCCGGGGTCCTGAAGGAGGTCCCAGGGGAACCCCCAGCAAGAGCTCCAGGCGTCCTAataagaagaagaacaacaacaagggGCCTGCTAATGGGTCTAgcaatggaggagggggtGGAAGCGGGTCTCAGGATGATAATGGCAAGAGACACCGGCCTCGACCACGGGAGCAGATCAAAGCGTGAGATCTGTGTTTGGACAGTTATTTATTATTGAATGTATATAGAAATTAGATCAATCTTACCAGGAGTTGTTTAGAGCGCTCATTTGTCCGTCTGCCACAACAAACAGACTGCTACTGTGCATGCATCAGGAGTGAACATGCCAAATGTTCCAGAAACCGCCGATCAGTTTTACGCGAGAGATGACGATCTTCTCGAGGCTTGGCATTTTATGAACATCAGTGGGTCCCCAAATGAAACACCAGGGGGGAGGAatggtttttttatttgtctatatatacaaagGCAAAACAAAACAGCTGTGTGGTTACTGTAGAATCATGCTGTCTTGGATTTCCGACTTGTCTCAGGGCATATTCTAAAAAAACTGTGTTGATAGTtgctgttggtggtggaacaGTGTCAGAACGAAGGGGTTGAGCAAACATTTTCGACATGAATGTTGAAATGTAATGCAACACAACACGTTGCGCCGCAGTATTAAATCGCGCACCCAATCTAAGATGACAGGCTTCCACACAGGTGTGCTCACGGGACAGAGTGTAGTGTTGCGGCTCGGAAAGCCACGCAACCCTGAGTGGCCTCGGCAATCTAGATGCACATGCAAAGGCGATGAGTTGTCGTTTTGCCCTTTTTGGACGTTTTTTCGATTCCTCTGGTctccttttcttttttccctttgCGCACATATTCGGGCCGAAATGTCTCCGAAATGACGGCTGGAATCGGGGCGCATAAGGGTGCGTGTTCGCTGCGTTCCCAGCTGCACAGTTGAGGTCAAACTTGCcggtgtcacgtgatattcCCCTGTCGATCCCCAAGCGGTCTTATGCCTTGGAAAGCGTGAGCCATGCTGCTTTCAGAAGTAATGGTGTATCACACCCCATGTTTCGAACTCGGTAGCGTCGCCTCTCTTCGTTTCTCTGTAATGCTGCACTCTTGAAGAGCGGCGGGGAAAATATGGGGAGCTGATTACGAGAGCGACCTGACCAAAGCACAATGACTAATACCCCGGTTCCGCTTGACGTTCCACAAGAACAGGCCATCGAGTACTTGCAGCGAACAGGCCATTGAATGCTTGCACCGAAAAGTGGTCTATATTTGGAAGAGTTGACTTGGAACTCTGCGACCACGACACATGACGTCGCATGTCCTCAATTGGTTTTCTAATCAACAACTTGTCATTGCACCGCTTCGCATACGATAGGCATACCCTTGATGGAGATAATGTACGCCATTATACCTCCGTGAAATTGTGGG
The Yarrowia lipolytica chromosome 1A, complete sequence genome window above contains:
- a CDS encoding uncharacterized protein (Compare to YALI0A09537g, some similarities with uniprot|O74881 Schizosaccharomyces pombe BTB domain and Ankaryin repeat containing protein,ancestral locus Anc_8.777), with the protein product MKHGKQKLANNNTDHDSLSSLDRALATRRDMFGRTLLHNACICGDAQAVEQLLANPHVDVTAVEYESGSSALHLALAAGSLHCAQLLIKHSRELLRLKDRDGCPAFETALYYHKWHTTDPGLPSEYFSFGSNTNHTLGFPDSDDRQTPETVKVLRPATTDIRSSLAPVRVVDCAIGGYHTAILTSDETANLYVCGVSSRGRLGLGPHVSTQFTPTLVASLASEKIVSVGVGKDHTACVTAKGVVYTWGCNRDSQLGYPTGGATGEEQLQISPRRVGGPTLKKAHITHVTCSNVHTVCWRENTSDMYVWGANNGQMGGMAPGQDCAIPTMVALVPGKISAVCASDYYTACIIDESYIQVYMNGGHFRVFLPAPGGTAREESQSGFDVFKPRLLVNRPQQLYASAGGPTICVSSLGHVYELPLQRFLNVKPALVARQMPVTALWVPRRDYMVATHAAVGDDGSVIICTSSGSAWKRERKENRLGGGTLKEYKFSRIPKVTNAYRVACDPLFRSFAALRYATQVDAIDVDMESLEFDVAERHAINRKIAYFTLDGDKESSEEFEDSPNLGALNWLVEAFEGVVSGTAQRTGLEEEAEMMGLNRFEETVMYKAVEMNKSDPHRGYDCELVCENSTVKLPCHSYMLRSSNLKAAVAKNSPLKCSLLTLVILHHYLYNDNVLSVWTLSGGCSIPREYVEAKAELLALAKEFELSSLVCKLSFGETADQLPVDMAKLFSSDTGDVAIEVDGGQILHAHRFILTQQSEFFQSCLSERWSDDTKVVVDLCHLPAASVRLCLRFMYTHNLDSLFDQVSSKVSSKDFIATVSQLLSTADELLLTPLKEFCELILSELVTVKNAASLLFLASAYNCDKLMTFMFSYICVNMECLLEGGFLGAILADGELFGAIDHHYRVMTGREIVLKEVPESSAVVGVTQLGEGISEDAAEQEEVEEEVKPKTLALASRPSGWVESFLSDFDGHNELLCRVAPGSVQAPDAAAALTPHRQSFAALHRNSKSEETRPSISPMSSPDLRGHNQTDDVFEFELDECPAEQRKRHDSRHDDRRCSHSEWREAKTGSSVRTAQFSSSPFGKSPMAGSPLSVSPNHASGDRRRSSFATAASGVPLTPGEIRFNLKQQIEKDSDAVYWPTLGGLGSPGGAGSVGAAGATPGSHPRGSPGPSATPSGSSTPWGKGAGVSNATPGSAGSASTWGNSSANGASAPSASATSAGSALSDLFSVTPPSSKLSQKERRRLLKQQQEETLMRAQEKEKQAAEGPWKVKKKAPVGVSPFESTSSPASSKTPSKTPSRAPPRAPSRAGLPGPNVGVGISTVGNSSATATSSFASDFYAASQPVTALSLAEIRERQERSTQKAKNVKTIEEIQQEEMFQKWWDAEVARNKGEESRGPEGGPRGTPSKSSRRPNKKKNNNKGPANGSSNGGGGGSGSQDDNGKRHRPRPREQIKA